A section of the Humulus lupulus chromosome 2, drHumLupu1.1, whole genome shotgun sequence genome encodes:
- the LOC133816679 gene encoding heavy metal-associated isoprenylated plant protein 36-like, with the protein MASISAQEASEPLKYKTWDLRVSIHCEGCKRKVKKTLQKIDGVYTTIIDSQQQRVTVTGNVDVQLLIKKLIKTGKRAEIWRSETENVKEKEKVSGKIVMKKKKNEGKENDPDSLKNKAVNPSNKTEVNATGNAAKNESEKEQSQVSTIKGKSPEESPSGEKSGEKKEHKVSEEEGEIDGLSKKKKRKGQRGNYNDNIVTTNGAGSTSYGTPACGGSQSTSQGGGAGMVNHNHTLRYTYPYGYGSPAYFNTVHPSKTQSAPYTCANTHQEMYGYGVYQASSMGSFEIFSDENVNGCFIM; encoded by the exons ATGGCTTCAATCTCAGCTCAAGAAGCCTCCGAACCACTCAAGTACAAG ACGTGGGATTTGAGGGTTTCCATTCACTGTGAAGGTTGCAAGAGAAAAGTGAAGAAAACTCTTCAGAAAATTGATG GTGTTTATACCACGATTATAGATTCTCAACAGCAAAGAGTTACAGTCACTGGAAACGTCGACGTTCAGCTCCTGATTAAGAAGCTGATAAAGACAGGAAAACGCGCCGAGATATGGAGATCAGAGACAGAAAATGTCAAAGAAAAAGAGAAGGTTTCCGGGAAAATcgtgatgaagaagaagaagaacgagGGAAAAGAGAATGACCCAGACAGCTTGAAGAACAAAGCTGTTAATCCAAGTAACAAAACAGAAGTCAATGCTACTGGAAACGCtgcaaaaaatgagagtgaaAAAGAACAAAGTCAAGTGTCAACCATTAAAGGAAAATCGCCGGAGGAGTCTCCCTCCGGCGAGAAGTCCGGTGAGAAAAAAGAGCATAAGGTCagtgaagaagaaggagaaattGATGGACTAagtaagaagaagaaaaggaaagggCAAAGAGGTAATTATAACGACAACATCGTCACTACCAATGGTGCGGGTTCAACTAGTTATGGTACACCTGCATGTGGAGGATCTCAAAGTACAAGTCAAGGTGGTGGTGCTGGCATGGTCAATCACAACCATACTCTACGTTATACGTATCCGTATGGGTATGGCTCACCTGCGTATTTCAACACAGTGCATCCTAGCAAAACCCAATCAGCACCGTACACGTGTGCAAATACTCATCAAGAGATGTATGGCTATGGGGTCTACCAAGCAAGCTCTATGGGCTCCTTTGAGATTTTCAGTGATGAAAATGTCAATGGGTGTTTTATCATGTGA